A single genomic interval of Polaribacter vadi harbors:
- a CDS encoding PaaI family thioesterase: MDTKELLKAFNARNKNTLMETLDIEYVAIGDDFLTAKMPVSPKVHQPYGQLHGGATAALAETVGSAASNFFIDSKEHFINGIQLSINHIKSKREGVVFATAKNIHKGKTTHLWEVKIVDEEDNLISIAKMTNIILAKR; this comes from the coding sequence ATGGATACAAAAGAACTCCTAAAAGCATTTAATGCTCGTAATAAAAATACATTAATGGAAACGCTTGATATAGAATATGTTGCTATTGGTGATGATTTTTTAACAGCTAAAATGCCAGTTTCACCTAAAGTTCATCAACCTTATGGACAATTACATGGAGGAGCAACTGCAGCTTTGGCAGAAACTGTGGGCAGTGCAGCTTCCAATTTTTTTATTGATAGTAAAGAACATTTTATAAACGGAATTCAGCTTTCTATAAATCATATAAAAAGTAAAAGAGAAGGTGTGGTTTTTGCTACTGCCAAAAATATTCACAAAGGAAAAACAACTCATTTATGGGAAGTTAAAATTGTAGATGAAGAAGATAATTTAATTTCTATTGCTAAAATGACGAATATTATTTTAGCAAAAAGATAA